The genomic segment GCGGCGTAGAAACGTTTCTTATCGAAGGTAGTCGGCGGCCAACCGATCAGGTTGAGTACATGACTAAGCTACTCTCAAATGTGCCCACTACAGATCGCCAATTGATTATTGGGATGGTGGAAAAGCTTGCGCGACGTTTTGCTAGAAAAGATAGTAAAGCACAGCAAAAGGAAGAGTTTGAAGGTTAGAAGTTCTGGCTGTAATAGGACCCAATATCAGGCTGCGATTCCGAATGACTCCGCTGGATCACAGCTTGAGAAAAAAGTGGGGTAATTGATGGCGCAAATCAGCTATCAATCTATTCTGAGCAGTTCACTTTTTGAGAGTATTTTCTTCAGATTTTTTAAGAGGGATGACTGTCTTTGCAATTTTGTGAACGATGAGCTCTGTGTCTTTTCGCTCGATAACGCGAGATATTTGGTTCTGTGAATCAAATATCGCAATGTAAGTAGGTGAACTATCCAGAATGAAACCTGTAGCAATTTTCTGGCCGTTCTTTAAAATTTCATGGCACTGCGAATCAGTCGAGCCGGCCTCACAACCTTTGGCATATATTGCTCGCTTCTTTGCAGCAAAAATTTCTCCTTGGCTTACTGCGATATATAGTGGCAGACCTAAAATTATTCCTATCAGAATTAGTATGATAGGTACAGTCAGGGCAAGGCTACCAGTTATGAAAATACTGCCAAATAGTTCTAGTAACCATTCGGGAATATTCCGTATTTTGCTAGGCGATTTTTTTGCAAGCTTTCTGGTTGTAACTTGCATACCCCAAATATAGAGAATAATGGCCAGAACGCCAGCGAGCAGGAATCCTAGATATTTATTTATCCCATTTATTCCTGTGTTAGCAAAATTCCAAAGAGTCACCGCACCATATATCTGAGTTTCATACGTGCCTTTCGGAAAATCGGTGGAGCTCACACCAAATTTATCCAAATAGATACTTTGGTAAATATATCCCAGGAAATAGAGCAAAATCCCGCCACCGATAATTGTGGCAGCAAAGATTTTTGCCAATAGTCCAAGAAAACTCGAGATCCCATTTTCAGAGAAAGACTTATTGTTGTCGATCTTGGCTGGCAGTCTATTTTTTGACAGAGCTTTTACCATATAACGATCAAAAGTGAATGAAAATCGGAAGTCGTGGATGTGCTGGCTGCTCTATTTTTAGATCAAATCACAAGCTGAGGCACTCACTAAGAAACGATTTCATTAACCGTTCGATGCATTCTTAGCGATGCGCCGTCGCAAGTATGGGGGCGGTAAAATTCAGTCTAATAACAGTAGGCAAATAGTATGGTGATGCTGAGCTTCAAGATCCTGCATGACAGTGTTGAGATAAATAATCACTTCAAAGAACTGTAGACGTGGCTTGGTTACCGGAGCAGTGCTAATGGTCCGGCTTTAAGGAAGTGCTTTGCACCACCATTAGACTGCTCCGAAATTTTATTCACAGAGCATAGCATCCATGCAAGCAAATAAGAACAGCTATCAGTTGATCTAGATAACTCATTTGCTTTTGCATCTGTAACTTGAAATCGTGGCTCTCCTAAAAAAGAACAGGAAATTAATTCAATTAGCTCACGGGCTTCTGTTTGATTACCGTCATACGGGTGCCACGCCCCGTGTTCAAGTCTGTAATTTACCGAGTTACGAATCTCTGACAGCCAATTTCCATTGGGATGATTCTCTTGGCATAGGGTAGACAGCAAAAACTTGACAGAGCTACGAGCTTTCTCCATCTGTGATTTCGAAAGAACGCATTGACTTAAGTCATGTTGAAAAGAGTCCAGGAATTCTTTGAACGCAAACCAGAATTGTTTATGCGCTCCACCCCCAATGGAGTGCAAGGATTTCAGAACAACAGCACCATTGTGTGAGTTGGTAATGTACCGTCCGCTATACGTTCCTGATGCAAGTTTGGACTTCTCATTTGTAGGGAGTGGTATTTCATAGAGATGTGCAATCTGATGAATGGCTGCGACATGTCGTTGATCAATATTTGTACAGAAATAGCCGAACAAGCGCATAAGGGAATTTGCGGCGAAATAGGCCGAATAATATGACCGTATGATGATCCAACCACTTGCTAAAGGCCTATCGATCAATGCCTCAACTCTCTGAGCACTTTCTATCGCGGCAGAACTATAGCGAACAATGTCGTGCGCCAAGGCTTCAACAATATCTGTTGAAGCATCGAGCAATAGTGTCACATTTTTTTTCTTAGGCGATTGTTCAACTCGGTAGGATGCGGAAAGTATCCAGTCCTGCACCCCAAGAATTTTTGGACGACGCTGATTGCGCAGATCTCTAAGCAAAAGCTGCTGTGATGCATCGATGAGGCTCATCTTTAAAGACTAAAGTTAGATTTAAGTTGTTGTCTAAAATGTTCCGCGAGATCCGCCTGATTCATTCTTGGATTGGTAAACGTACTTTGCTTGATATTTGCAAATATCGGTTGTGACACGGCTTCAAAATTGTCAACGGTATATTTTTTTGAAAATCTAAGTTTTACACGTTCAGCGCAATCTAGAAATACGTCACAAAATGCCCGGAAAACGGTTTTATTGGTTATGGATTTTTCAGATTTTTTCTCACGCAATCCGAGAAGGACTGCGTGGAAATATGAGTTCCAAATTAGATAAATTTGATCTGCGGATCGATCCGAAAATATTTGCAAATGCGGCTTCAACCCCGCATTGAAAGTTACTCGGCTAATTTTCGCTGCAACTTTTTTAGTTGCACTGGTGAGCCCAATTAGAGCGCTTTTTTGATCTTGGTCAAATAGGTCAAAAATTTCACCTAGCAAGCCCTCTATATCATTCTCGGTTTTTGCCAAACTTTTTATAGACAGTAATAATTCTTTTGGGACGGGGCGTTGTTTAGTGTTTATATCGATGAACAATCTAGTTTCTTGTTCGCGTGTCAGATTTTCATAGACGACAACTGGAACCCTTAGCCGGGTTTTTGCCAATGCATATCCGTACACCCTATGTTGCCCATCGATAATCAAGAATGCGTGCGGATCAAATATAAACGATGCTGTCTTACCTTGACCTACCAGTTTAAATTTCGACTCGGTTTGTGCGCTGAGAACGATTGAGTTTGGAATTGTTCCCATTTCAAAATCAATGTAGTTGGCAATGTCCTTGGCTCTTTTATTATCCAGTACACGTTGAAAACCATTTATGGGATCTTCATCGCGATTAGTTGCGAAACAACATTTCGCTAAGACATCACTAAAGATAGAAAAAGTATAAAAGCGATGCTCGCCTTGTCGCATTTGGCTAACAGAATACCGAACCTCATCACCAGCAGCCGGAATTTTCTCTGAGTTCGATTTTCCGATACTGCTCTTGGTGGATGTGGTATCGGAAGCGAAATCTGGAAATAATAAGGGCTGATGGGCGGATTTTGTAGCTATCGACGCGCCTTTCGAGGACAAGGATAAAGGTTTGTTATTGGTGGATTTTTTGGTCTTGTCGGCAGTTGGCGCCGCAGTTTTATCTATTTTCTTCAT from the Collimonas arenae genome contains:
- a CDS encoding DGQHR domain-containing protein, which encodes MKKIDKTAAPTADKTKKSTNNKPLSLSSKGASIATKSAHQPLLFPDFASDTTSTKSSIGKSNSEKIPAAGDEVRYSVSQMRQGEHRFYTFSIFSDVLAKCCFATNRDEDPINGFQRVLDNKRAKDIANYIDFEMGTIPNSIVLSAQTESKFKLVGQGKTASFIFDPHAFLIIDGQHRVYGYALAKTRLRVPVVVYENLTREQETRLFIDINTKQRPVPKELLLSIKSLAKTENDIEGLLGEIFDLFDQDQKSALIGLTSATKKVAAKISRVTFNAGLKPHLQIFSDRSADQIYLIWNSYFHAVLLGLREKKSEKSITNKTVFRAFCDVFLDCAERVKLRFSKKYTVDNFEAVSQPIFANIKQSTFTNPRMNQADLAEHFRQQLKSNFSL